In a single window of the BD1-7 clade bacterium genome:
- a CDS encoding RutC family protein yields the protein MATTMSFHNDNLPDMRDTFSWGLKVSDFSELFFVTGHADCNPDFVTSYPGDPVAQTRLILSQMKAFLESAGYSINDIVRTDWTFVNEVNNDQFSEIAAEWATFLKDVENKPATGTLRYVQRLGMPNMMVEYEMMLAR from the coding sequence ATGGCGACCACCATGTCATTTCATAACGATAACCTACCCGATATGCGAGATACGTTCAGTTGGGGGCTTAAGGTTAGTGACTTTAGTGAGTTATTTTTTGTCACAGGGCATGCAGACTGCAACCCAGATTTCGTAACGTCCTATCCGGGCGACCCAGTTGCACAAACGCGTTTGATACTAAGCCAGATGAAAGCGTTTTTGGAGTCTGCGGGATACAGTATCAACGATATTGTGCGCACGGATTGGACGTTCGTAAACGAGGTTAACAATGACCAATTCTCCGAAATCGCTGCCGAATGGGCGACCTTTCTTAAGGATGTTGAGAACAAGCCAGCAACCGGAACATTGCGTTATGTTCAGCGCTTGGGAATGCCTAATATGATGGTTGAGTACGAGATGATGCTTGCTCGATGA
- the nodD2 gene encoding Nodulation protein D 2: MAQPDLNLMVIFDAIMQEQSITAAAHRLSMTQPSVSNAVSRMRHLWQDPMFIKNGRGVRPTPFAYSLWRRISEPLATIKSASQRPEFDITNDKRTFRIAATDWMVDIFWLPLRKRLEAQAPKINLHAVPYAVNGEQLLLDADVDLVLDFFEGKDSRVETQWLFDNRFVCAMRPDHPLATTDLDINTYADAEHLLFSLSGDALGDVDKLLQQQGLSRRIAMTVNHGYGLQKLLASTDLITTIPAPIIFDSVNNGQLITRSPPVNITPAPISMSWHTRMKRDTTLLWLRTQILDVLQAELPDQIADTTIVN; this comes from the coding sequence GTGGCACAACCAGATCTGAATCTCATGGTTATCTTTGATGCCATCATGCAGGAGCAATCGATCACCGCTGCCGCCCACCGGTTGTCGATGACGCAACCTTCGGTATCCAATGCCGTATCTCGAATGCGTCACCTCTGGCAAGATCCGATGTTTATTAAAAACGGACGAGGCGTACGCCCAACACCTTTCGCATACAGTTTATGGCGCAGAATTTCGGAGCCACTAGCAACTATCAAAAGTGCATCACAGCGACCCGAGTTTGATATCACCAACGATAAACGCACTTTTCGAATTGCTGCTACGGATTGGATGGTCGATATTTTTTGGCTGCCATTGCGAAAACGACTTGAAGCACAAGCGCCGAAGATCAATCTCCACGCCGTCCCATACGCGGTCAACGGAGAACAACTCCTACTCGACGCTGACGTTGATCTTGTGTTGGACTTCTTCGAAGGTAAGGACAGCAGAGTAGAAACACAGTGGCTTTTCGATAATCGTTTTGTGTGCGCCATGCGCCCGGATCATCCGTTAGCAACAACAGATCTCGACATCAACACGTACGCAGACGCCGAGCACCTTCTCTTCTCACTCTCTGGAGATGCCCTAGGTGACGTAGATAAGCTACTTCAACAACAAGGACTATCACGCAGAATAGCGATGACAGTGAACCATGGCTACGGCTTACAAAAATTGTTAGCCAGCACTGATTTAATCACCACTATTCCGGCCCCTATCATCTTTGACAGCGTTAATAACGGTCAACTTATTACTCGTTCTCCACCTGTGAATATAACTCCTGCACCGATATCTATGAGCTGGCATACACGCATGAAGCGAGATACAACTCTGCTATGGCTACGAACACAAATACTGGATGTACTACAAGCCGAACTACCTGATCAAATAGCAGACACAACTATCGTCAATTGA
- the hpcG gene encoding 2-oxo-hept-4-ene-1,7-dioate hydratase has translation MNPFTRLTAASAVVALSSLIVLVACKSQNDDVTVATYISGWVYSRAVPLPTEEGLVSTMDEAYAFGAQFANGLPGADQRYGFKFGCGADVCPFAEHIPLVGSLWATMVSASGSSINVDEYVRGFVEGELAFRFAVDVTTPITAAQARKLATEVAPSAELPDFPFGDRPLNEARILDVVAANGIARGLVIGEFVSTSTLDVDTIVMTGTRDGELVLSGSAADVTGGSHWEALALAVSLLLENGHTVKAGDVIVTGTLGVPTPLQVAEYALDFGDLGRVVFRGVR, from the coding sequence ATGAACCCCTTTACTCGCTTGACCGCTGCCTCTGCTGTTGTTGCTTTGTCATCTCTCATTGTTTTGGTAGCCTGCAAGTCGCAGAACGACGATGTCACCGTTGCCACTTATATCAGCGGATGGGTGTATTCGCGGGCAGTGCCATTGCCCACAGAGGAGGGGCTTGTTTCCACGATGGATGAAGCCTATGCGTTTGGTGCTCAGTTTGCGAATGGGTTACCGGGTGCTGACCAGCGCTACGGTTTCAAATTTGGCTGTGGAGCTGACGTGTGCCCGTTTGCGGAGCATATTCCTTTGGTGGGTAGCTTATGGGCGACCATGGTGAGCGCGTCGGGTTCTAGTATCAATGTTGATGAATACGTACGTGGATTTGTAGAAGGCGAGCTGGCCTTCCGGTTTGCTGTTGATGTAACCACACCGATTACCGCTGCACAGGCACGGAAGCTAGCCACTGAAGTGGCACCATCGGCAGAACTTCCGGATTTTCCGTTCGGTGATCGCCCTTTAAATGAAGCGCGTATCCTTGATGTTGTGGCCGCAAATGGCATTGCGCGGGGGCTGGTTATCGGCGAGTTTGTTTCAACATCGACATTAGACGTCGATACAATTGTTATGACAGGAACACGTGATGGCGAGCTGGTTTTATCTGGCAGTGCAGCGGATGTGACCGGTGGCAGCCACTGGGAGGCATTAGCACTTGCTGTCTCATTGTTGCTTGAAAACGGGCATACGGTGAAGGCGGGTGATGTTATCGTAACGGGCACGTTGGGCGTTCCAACACCTTTGCAGGTTGCTGAGTATGCACTCGATTTTGGTGATCTTGGGCGGGTTGTTTTTCGAGGAGTGCGGTAG